GGCGCCTGTTCCCCGCCGCCTGGCCTGGCCTGGCCGTCCTGGCTGACGGGCCGGCCGCCCTGGGCGATGATGAGGTGGCGGTGCGCGACCTGTTGTGGATGTACGCCGATGGCGGCAGCGATCTGCAACGCGACCTGGCGGCCATGATCGCCCGGCGGTGCAGCCGCCCCAACCACCTGTGGCAGGATCTGGGCCTGCGCAACCGTGGGGAACTGTCGATGCTGATGCGGCGGCATTTCGGCGGCCTGGCCGACCGCAACCGGCAGGACATGAAATGGAAGAAGTTCCTGTTCCGCATGATCTGCCGGGCGGAGGGCTTCACTCTGTGCACCGCCCCGGTCTGCACCGATTGCGATGATTTCGACAGCTGTTTCGGTGCTGAGGATGGCGAGGCCATGCTGGCCCACATCCGCTCCGGCCGGCCGCTGCCCGCCCTTTGAATGCCGCCGATTGATGGAAATGCCCCATGTCCGTCGCCTACGCCCTCTGCCGCCTGGATGAGATCCCCAGCCGCAAGGCCTGGGGTTTCCAGCTGTTGCGCGTCGATGACGACGGGATGCCACGCCCCTGGGCCATCGTCGTGGTGCGGTGGGGGCGGCAGGTGGTGGGCTACGTCAACCGTTGCCCGCACAACGACGTGCCCCTGGACTGGGAACGCAACCAGTTCCTGGATGGCGAGGGCACGCGCCTGATGTGCGGCAAGCACGGCGCCCTGTTCGACCTGGCCACCGGCACGTGCGTCGACGGTCCCTGCCTGGGCCAGGGGCTGGTGCCGGTGGCGCTGTCCGTCATCGACGGGGACATCTGCGTCACCGGCGTCATCTTGGTGGAAGAGGATGACCCAGCGGCATGAGGCAAAGCCTCATGCCGCTGTAGGCCCCGACCGGGGCCGCCGGAAGTTTCTGGGGAACGAAGTGGACTGGAAACTGAGGAAGCCCCAAGCCAGCGGATGCTGGCGCCCGGCGCCTGAGGGCGAACCAGCTTCTCAAACCGGCCGGTTTTCGTTGCGGTTCTTCACCGGCAGCATCTGGGCCACGCCGTCCTCATAACTCAGCGCCGGATAGCGTTCGTCGTAGCGCAGGCTGATGTCCAGCAGCACGTCCAGCTTGCCGGCGGTGTCCAGCTTCCGGATGTCGTTCTTATCGACACCCATCAGGTCCATCATCTCCTTCCACACCGTGGATTCATCGCAGGGCAGGACGGTGTAGGTGATGCCGTCCAGGGTGACGTGATATCCCGCCAGCAGGTCGATGTTGTTGCAGAAGATGAAGTACTTGCCGCTGGGCCGCAGCAGGCCGGCCAGCACCTCCGACACGTCCTTCAGGTAGGCGAAGGAATGGACGTAGCCGGCCAGGATGGGGATGGTCGCCTCTCCGGCTTGCGCGAAGGTCAGCACCTGTTCCAGCTTGTATTCCGGCGGGCGCTTCTCATCGGCGATGTGCGGCTGGAACTTCAGCGCGATGTCGCCGC
The Azospirillaceae bacterium DNA segment above includes these coding regions:
- a CDS encoding Rieske 2Fe-2S domain-containing protein, producing the protein MSVAYALCRLDEIPSRKAWGFQLLRVDDDGMPRPWAIVVVRWGRQVVGYVNRCPHNDVPLDWERNQFLDGEGTRLMCGKHGALFDLATGTCVDGPCLGQGLVPVALSVIDGDICVTGVILVEEDDPAA
- a CDS encoding nitrogen fixation protein NifQ; the protein is MNGPADAYHWLMARAAPADPFDLHVAASILSLAWAEALVGRCPLPVFAGLDGVALESLAWRLFPAAWPGLAVLADGPAALGDDEVAVRDLLWMYADGGSDLQRDLAAMIARRCSRPNHLWQDLGLRNRGELSMLMRRHFGGLADRNRQDMKWKKFLFRMICRAEGFTLCTAPVCTDCDDFDSCFGAEDGEAMLAHIRSGRPLPAL